One window from the genome of Cricetulus griseus strain 17A/GY chromosome 2, alternate assembly CriGri-PICRH-1.0, whole genome shotgun sequence encodes:
- the Eef1d gene encoding elongation factor 1-delta isoform X5, which yields MFFGTSGSRLYVTTPRIKRGARGSCPLDSALVVPACIVVHAPRARQRVLRVVSPAGPLVVCAAAISGSCAVALPFLCSLELAVPDFGCCVLGLRMRSGKASCALETVWEDKHKYEEAERRFHEHEATQAAASVQHLLAKVPAVNGPRQEDTEDTNEAEAPHTSSRSDPRKSHECKKPLQKKRKRSPKSWLGQADLALVGLSADHVWLDKPLFDQAESSYRQRLADVAAQAAQPPVLAPRGPCTHGSHVACHHVTWGIWVNKSCFDQAERAFVEWSQTLLLAVEGSHRQGTPDTGQQAVSPDLVLACQPCPPTNGQPPLGSLQALVREVWLEKPRYDAAERGFYEALFDGHPPGKVRLQERASQAEGARRGRRDRRSRNAVGNKRAGSKRADGEAPSALPYWYFLHKDAEAPWLSKPTYDSAECRHHAAEALRIAWRLEAASLAHRPMPRSGPSMSSLRPKKMATNFLVHEKIWFDKFKYDDAERKFYEQMNGPVTAGSRQENGASVILRDIARARENIQKSLAGSSGPGASSGPGGDHSELIVRIASLEVENQNLRGVVHDLQQSISKLEVRLNTLEKSSPTHRATAPQTQHVSPMRQVEPPTKKAATPAEDDEDDDIDLFGSDEEEEDKEAARLREERLRQYAEKKAKKPSLVAKSSILLDVKPWDDETDMAQLETCVRSIQLDGLVWGGSKLVPVGYGIRKLQIQCVVEDDKVGTDLLEEEITKFEEHVQSVDIAAFNKI from the exons ATGTTTTTTGGGACGTCGGGTTCTCGGCTGTATGTGACAACTCCTCGGATAAAGCGTGGTGCCCGAGGTAGCTGTCCGCTGGACTCTGCCTTAGTGGTTCCTGCATGCATCGTGGTGCATGCTCCGCGGGCGAGGCAGCGCGTGCTCAGAGTTGTGTCCCCCGCCGGGCCTCTCGTGGTCTGTGCCGCTGCGATTTCCGGGAGCTGCGCGGTCGCCCTCCCTTTCCTTTGCAGTCTTGAGCTCGCAGTTCCAGATTTTGGTTGCTGCGTCCTTGGCTTGCGT ATGAGGAGTGGGAAGGCCTCTTGTGCGCTGGAGACCGTCTGGGAGGACAAGCACAAGTATGAGGAAGCCGAGCGGCGCTTCCATGAGCATGAGGCCACGCAAGCCGCCGCCTCTGTCCAGCATCTCCTGGCCAAGGTGCCAGCTGTGAACGGGCCCAGGCAGGAGGACACAGAGGACACCAACGAGGCAGAGGCTCCCCACACCAGCAGCAGGAGTGATCCTAGGAAGAGCCACGAGTGCAAGAAGCCCCTGCAGAAAAAGAGGAAGCGCTCCCCCAAGAGCTGGCTTGGCCAGGCAGACCTGGCCCTCGTGGGCCTCTCGGCTGACCATGTATGGCTGGACAAGCCCCTCTTCGACCAGGCAGAAAGCTCCTACCGCCAGAGGCTGGCAGATGTGGCCGCCCAGGCAGCCCAGCCGCCTGTTCTGGCCCCTCGGGGCCCTTGTACACATGGAAGCCATGTGGCCTGCCACCATGTGACCTGGGGGATCTGGGTCAACAAGTCTTGCTTTGATCAGGCTGAGCGGGCTTTTGTGGAGTGGTCTCAGACCTTGCTGCTGGCAGTAGAGGGGAGCCACAGGCAGGGGACTCCTGACACAGGCCAGCAGGCTGTCTCTCCTGACCTGGTCTTGGCCTGCCAGCCTTGCCCACCAACTAATGGTCAGCCTCCTCTGGGCAGCCTGCAGGCACTGGTTCGGGAGGTGTGGCTGGAGAAGCCCCGGTATGATGCAGCTGAAAGGGGCTTCTATGAGGCCCTATTTGATGGCCACCCCCCAGGGAAAGTACGACTGCAAGAACGAGCCAGTCAGGCAGAGGGTGCCCGGAGGGGCCGTAGAGACCGTCGGAGTCGCAATGCTGTAGGAAACAAGCGAGCTGGGTCAAAACGGGCCGATGGGGAGGCACCCTCTGCTCTGCCCTACTGGTACTTCCTACACAAGGATGCAGAGGCCCCCTGGCTCAGCAAGCCTACCTACGACAGCGCTGAGTGCCGCCACCATGCTGCTGAGGCCCTCCGCATAGCCTGGCGCCTAGAAGCTGCCTCACTGGCTCACCGACCCATGCCCCGTTCTGGCCCATCCATGTCCAGCCTAAGACCCAA AAAAATGGCTACAAACTTTCTAGTGCATGAGAAGATCTGGTTTGACAAGTTCAAATATGATGACGCAGAAAGGAAATTCTACGAGCAGATGAATGGGCCTGTGACTGCTGGCTCCCGCCAG GAGAATGGTGCCAGCGTGATCCTCCGTGAcattgcaagagccagagagaaCATCCAGAAATCCCTGGCCGGA AGCTCAGGCCCTGGGGCCTCCAGTGGACCTGGTGGAGATCATAGTGAGCTCATTGTAAGGATTGCCAGTCTGGAAGTGGAGAACCAGAATCTTCGAGGCG TGGTACATGATCTGCAGCAGTCCATTTCCAAGTTGGAGGTCAGGCTGAACACTCTGGAGAAGAGTTCACCtactcacagagccacagccccTCAGACGCAA CATGTGTCTCCTATGCGTCAAGTGGAGCCCCCAACCAAGAAGGCGGCCACACCGGCAGAGGATGATGAGGACGATGACATTGACCTGTTCGGCAgtgatgaggaggaagaagataaGGAGGCAGCCCGACTACGAGAGGAGAGGCTTCGTCAGTATGCagagaagaaagccaagaaaccCTCACTGGTGGCCAAATCCTCCATCCTCTTGGATGTCAAACCT TGGGATGATGAGACAGATATGGCCCAGCTGGAGACTTGTGTACGTTCCATCCAACTGGACGGGCTGGTCTGGGGGGGCTCCAAGCTCGTGCCTGTTGGCTATGGTATCCGGAAGTTGCAGATCCAGTGTGTGGTGGAAGATGACAAAGTAGGCACCGACTTGCTAGAAGAGGAGATCACCAAGTTTGAGGAGCAT GTGCAGAGTGTTGACATCGCAGCTTTCAACAAGATCTGA
- the Eef1d gene encoding elongation factor 1-delta isoform X10 — protein sequence MLRGRGSACSELCPPPGLSWSVPLRFPGAARSPSLSFAVLSSQFQILVAASLACVRKMATNFLVHEKIWFDKFKYDDAERKFYEQMNGPVTAGSRQSSGPGASSGPGGDHSELIVRIASLEVENQNLRGVVHDLQQSISKLEVRLNTLEKSSPTHRATAPQTQHVSPMRQVEPPTKKAATPAEDDEDDDIDLFGSDEEEEDKEAARLREERLRQYAEKKAKKPSLVAKSSILLDVKPWDDETDMAQLETCVRSIQLDGLVWGGSKLVPVGYGIRKLQIQCVVEDDKVGTDLLEEEITKFEEHVQSVDIAAFNKI from the exons ATGCTCCGCGGGCGAGGCAGCGCGTGCTCAGAGTTGTGTCCCCCGCCGGGCCTCTCGTGGTCTGTGCCGCTGCGATTTCCGGGAGCTGCGCGGTCGCCCTCCCTTTCCTTTGCAGTCTTGAGCTCGCAGTTCCAGATTTTGGTTGCTGCGTCCTTGGCTTGCGT CAGAAAAATGGCTACAAACTTTCTAGTGCATGAGAAGATCTGGTTTGACAAGTTCAAATATGATGACGCAGAAAGGAAATTCTACGAGCAGATGAATGGGCCTGTGACTGCTGGCTCCCGCCAG AGCTCAGGCCCTGGGGCCTCCAGTGGACCTGGTGGAGATCATAGTGAGCTCATTGTAAGGATTGCCAGTCTGGAAGTGGAGAACCAGAATCTTCGAGGCG TGGTACATGATCTGCAGCAGTCCATTTCCAAGTTGGAGGTCAGGCTGAACACTCTGGAGAAGAGTTCACCtactcacagagccacagccccTCAGACGCAA CATGTGTCTCCTATGCGTCAAGTGGAGCCCCCAACCAAGAAGGCGGCCACACCGGCAGAGGATGATGAGGACGATGACATTGACCTGTTCGGCAgtgatgaggaggaagaagataaGGAGGCAGCCCGACTACGAGAGGAGAGGCTTCGTCAGTATGCagagaagaaagccaagaaaccCTCACTGGTGGCCAAATCCTCCATCCTCTTGGATGTCAAACCT TGGGATGATGAGACAGATATGGCCCAGCTGGAGACTTGTGTACGTTCCATCCAACTGGACGGGCTGGTCTGGGGGGGCTCCAAGCTCGTGCCTGTTGGCTATGGTATCCGGAAGTTGCAGATCCAGTGTGTGGTGGAAGATGACAAAGTAGGCACCGACTTGCTAGAAGAGGAGATCACCAAGTTTGAGGAGCAT GTGCAGAGTGTTGACATCGCAGCTTTCAACAAGATCTGA
- the Eef1d gene encoding elongation factor 1-delta isoform X3, which yields MFFGTSGSRLYVTTPRIKRGARGSCPLDSALVVPACIVVHAPRARQRVLRVVSPAGPLVVCAAAISGSCAVALPFLCSLELAVPDFGCCVLGLRMRSGKASCALETVWEDKHKYEEAERRFHEHEATQAAASVQHLLAKVPAVNGPRQEDTEDTNEAEAPHTSSRSDPRKSHECKKPLQKKRKRSPKSWLGQADLALVGLSADHVWLDKPLFDQAESSYRQRLADVAAQAAQPPVLAPRGPCTHGSHVACHHVTWGIWVNKSCFDQAERAFVEWSQTLLLAVEGSHRQGTPDTGQQAVSPDLVLACQPCPPTNGQPPLGSLQALVREVWLEKPRYDAAERGFYEALFDGHPPGKVRLQERASQAEGARRGRRDRRSRNAVGNKRAGSKRADGEAPSALPYWYFLHKDAEAPWLSKPTYDSAECRHHAAEALRIAWRLEAASLAHRPMPRSGPSMSSLRPKKMATNFLVHEKIWFDKFKYDDAERKFYEQMNGPVTAGSRQENGASVILRDIARARENIQKSLAGLKVMLPNSPEALGQATPGTSSGPGASSGPGGDHSELIVRIASLEVENQNLRGVVHDLQQSISKLEVRLNTLEKSSPTHRATAPQTQHVSPMRQVEPPTKKAATPAEDDEDDDIDLFGSDEEEEDKEAARLREERLRQYAEKKAKKPSLVAKSSILLDVKPWDDETDMAQLETCVRSIQLDGLVWGGSKLVPVGYGIRKLQIQCVVEDDKVGTDLLEEEITKFEEHVQSVDIAAFNKI from the exons ATGTTTTTTGGGACGTCGGGTTCTCGGCTGTATGTGACAACTCCTCGGATAAAGCGTGGTGCCCGAGGTAGCTGTCCGCTGGACTCTGCCTTAGTGGTTCCTGCATGCATCGTGGTGCATGCTCCGCGGGCGAGGCAGCGCGTGCTCAGAGTTGTGTCCCCCGCCGGGCCTCTCGTGGTCTGTGCCGCTGCGATTTCCGGGAGCTGCGCGGTCGCCCTCCCTTTCCTTTGCAGTCTTGAGCTCGCAGTTCCAGATTTTGGTTGCTGCGTCCTTGGCTTGCGT ATGAGGAGTGGGAAGGCCTCTTGTGCGCTGGAGACCGTCTGGGAGGACAAGCACAAGTATGAGGAAGCCGAGCGGCGCTTCCATGAGCATGAGGCCACGCAAGCCGCCGCCTCTGTCCAGCATCTCCTGGCCAAGGTGCCAGCTGTGAACGGGCCCAGGCAGGAGGACACAGAGGACACCAACGAGGCAGAGGCTCCCCACACCAGCAGCAGGAGTGATCCTAGGAAGAGCCACGAGTGCAAGAAGCCCCTGCAGAAAAAGAGGAAGCGCTCCCCCAAGAGCTGGCTTGGCCAGGCAGACCTGGCCCTCGTGGGCCTCTCGGCTGACCATGTATGGCTGGACAAGCCCCTCTTCGACCAGGCAGAAAGCTCCTACCGCCAGAGGCTGGCAGATGTGGCCGCCCAGGCAGCCCAGCCGCCTGTTCTGGCCCCTCGGGGCCCTTGTACACATGGAAGCCATGTGGCCTGCCACCATGTGACCTGGGGGATCTGGGTCAACAAGTCTTGCTTTGATCAGGCTGAGCGGGCTTTTGTGGAGTGGTCTCAGACCTTGCTGCTGGCAGTAGAGGGGAGCCACAGGCAGGGGACTCCTGACACAGGCCAGCAGGCTGTCTCTCCTGACCTGGTCTTGGCCTGCCAGCCTTGCCCACCAACTAATGGTCAGCCTCCTCTGGGCAGCCTGCAGGCACTGGTTCGGGAGGTGTGGCTGGAGAAGCCCCGGTATGATGCAGCTGAAAGGGGCTTCTATGAGGCCCTATTTGATGGCCACCCCCCAGGGAAAGTACGACTGCAAGAACGAGCCAGTCAGGCAGAGGGTGCCCGGAGGGGCCGTAGAGACCGTCGGAGTCGCAATGCTGTAGGAAACAAGCGAGCTGGGTCAAAACGGGCCGATGGGGAGGCACCCTCTGCTCTGCCCTACTGGTACTTCCTACACAAGGATGCAGAGGCCCCCTGGCTCAGCAAGCCTACCTACGACAGCGCTGAGTGCCGCCACCATGCTGCTGAGGCCCTCCGCATAGCCTGGCGCCTAGAAGCTGCCTCACTGGCTCACCGACCCATGCCCCGTTCTGGCCCATCCATGTCCAGCCTAAGACCCAA AAAAATGGCTACAAACTTTCTAGTGCATGAGAAGATCTGGTTTGACAAGTTCAAATATGATGACGCAGAAAGGAAATTCTACGAGCAGATGAATGGGCCTGTGACTGCTGGCTCCCGCCAG GAGAATGGTGCCAGCGTGATCCTCCGTGAcattgcaagagccagagagaaCATCCAGAAATCCCTGGCCGGA CTCAAGGTGATGCTGCCCAACTCCCCTGAGGCCCTGGGCCAGGCTACCCCTGGGACT AGCTCAGGCCCTGGGGCCTCCAGTGGACCTGGTGGAGATCATAGTGAGCTCATTGTAAGGATTGCCAGTCTGGAAGTGGAGAACCAGAATCTTCGAGGCG TGGTACATGATCTGCAGCAGTCCATTTCCAAGTTGGAGGTCAGGCTGAACACTCTGGAGAAGAGTTCACCtactcacagagccacagccccTCAGACGCAA CATGTGTCTCCTATGCGTCAAGTGGAGCCCCCAACCAAGAAGGCGGCCACACCGGCAGAGGATGATGAGGACGATGACATTGACCTGTTCGGCAgtgatgaggaggaagaagataaGGAGGCAGCCCGACTACGAGAGGAGAGGCTTCGTCAGTATGCagagaagaaagccaagaaaccCTCACTGGTGGCCAAATCCTCCATCCTCTTGGATGTCAAACCT TGGGATGATGAGACAGATATGGCCCAGCTGGAGACTTGTGTACGTTCCATCCAACTGGACGGGCTGGTCTGGGGGGGCTCCAAGCTCGTGCCTGTTGGCTATGGTATCCGGAAGTTGCAGATCCAGTGTGTGGTGGAAGATGACAAAGTAGGCACCGACTTGCTAGAAGAGGAGATCACCAAGTTTGAGGAGCAT GTGCAGAGTGTTGACATCGCAGCTTTCAACAAGATCTGA
- the Eef1d gene encoding elongation factor 1-delta isoform X11 — protein MLRGRGSACSELCPPPGLSWSVPLRFPGAARSPSLSFAVLSSQFQILVAASLACVKMATNFLVHEKIWFDKFKYDDAERKFYEQMNGPVTAGSRQSSGPGASSGPGGDHSELIVRIASLEVENQNLRGVVHDLQQSISKLEVRLNTLEKSSPTHRATAPQTQHVSPMRQVEPPTKKAATPAEDDEDDDIDLFGSDEEEEDKEAARLREERLRQYAEKKAKKPSLVAKSSILLDVKPWDDETDMAQLETCVRSIQLDGLVWGGSKLVPVGYGIRKLQIQCVVEDDKVGTDLLEEEITKFEEHVQSVDIAAFNKI, from the exons ATGCTCCGCGGGCGAGGCAGCGCGTGCTCAGAGTTGTGTCCCCCGCCGGGCCTCTCGTGGTCTGTGCCGCTGCGATTTCCGGGAGCTGCGCGGTCGCCCTCCCTTTCCTTTGCAGTCTTGAGCTCGCAGTTCCAGATTTTGGTTGCTGCGTCCTTGGCTTGCGT AAAAATGGCTACAAACTTTCTAGTGCATGAGAAGATCTGGTTTGACAAGTTCAAATATGATGACGCAGAAAGGAAATTCTACGAGCAGATGAATGGGCCTGTGACTGCTGGCTCCCGCCAG AGCTCAGGCCCTGGGGCCTCCAGTGGACCTGGTGGAGATCATAGTGAGCTCATTGTAAGGATTGCCAGTCTGGAAGTGGAGAACCAGAATCTTCGAGGCG TGGTACATGATCTGCAGCAGTCCATTTCCAAGTTGGAGGTCAGGCTGAACACTCTGGAGAAGAGTTCACCtactcacagagccacagccccTCAGACGCAA CATGTGTCTCCTATGCGTCAAGTGGAGCCCCCAACCAAGAAGGCGGCCACACCGGCAGAGGATGATGAGGACGATGACATTGACCTGTTCGGCAgtgatgaggaggaagaagataaGGAGGCAGCCCGACTACGAGAGGAGAGGCTTCGTCAGTATGCagagaagaaagccaagaaaccCTCACTGGTGGCCAAATCCTCCATCCTCTTGGATGTCAAACCT TGGGATGATGAGACAGATATGGCCCAGCTGGAGACTTGTGTACGTTCCATCCAACTGGACGGGCTGGTCTGGGGGGGCTCCAAGCTCGTGCCTGTTGGCTATGGTATCCGGAAGTTGCAGATCCAGTGTGTGGTGGAAGATGACAAAGTAGGCACCGACTTGCTAGAAGAGGAGATCACCAAGTTTGAGGAGCAT GTGCAGAGTGTTGACATCGCAGCTTTCAACAAGATCTGA